The following coding sequences lie in one Cannabis sativa cultivar Pink pepper isolate KNU-18-1 chromosome 5, ASM2916894v1, whole genome shotgun sequence genomic window:
- the LOC115718099 gene encoding putative glucan endo-1,3-beta-glucosidase GVI — translation MSLLSIFFVFIAILYSDLFIIKTEAGAVGLNYGMLGNNLPTPNDVVLLLKSKNITKTRLFNPNIEALQALQNSGIEVILGTLNQDLQQLSTSISFSSNWVQTNVISFAKTLKIRAISAGNEVIPSDMQNYVLPAMQNLKSALDQALAAGLIPGRIPVTTAVATSVLGVSYPPSNGKFSNTTLPVMGPIVNFLATTQTPLLVNVYPYFAYVNNPVNISLSYALFTSNSIVARDGVLEYKTLFGAMVDAVYSALERCDGGGGSVEIVVSESGWPSGGDSGDVYATIANAQTYNNNLISHVSNGNGTPKRPGKSVETYVFAIFNENLKPQGTEQNFGLFYPNKMEVYPVNFM, via the exons ATGAGtcttctttcaattttctttgttttcatTGCCATTCTTTATTCTGATTTGTTCATCATAAAAACAG AAGCTGGAGCTGTAGGATTGAACTACGGAATGTTAGGGAACAATCTACCAACACCAAACGACGTCGTTTTACTCCTAAAATccaaaaacataacaaaaactCGTCTATTCAATCCCAACATAGAAGCCCTCCAAGCTCTACAAAACTCAGGCATTGAAGTAATCCTTGGAACCCTAAATCAAGATCTTCAACAACTCTCCACAAGCATATCATTTTCCTCAAATTGGGTCCAAACAAACGTAATCTCATTCGCCAAAACCCTAAAAATTCGAGCCATATCGGCTGGAAATGAAGTCATCCCGAGTGACATGCAAAATTACGTACTTCCAGCCATGCAAAatttaaaatccgcacttgATCAAGCCCTAGCAGCAGGCTTGATCCCAGGACGAATCCCAGTAACAACAGCAGTAGCCACTTCGGTCTTGGGAGTTTCGTACCCTCCTTCTAATGGAAAATTCTCCAATACAACCCTACCAGTGATGGGACCGATAGTAAATTTTTTAGCCACAACACAAACTCCTTTATTAGTAAATGTGTACCCGTACTTTGCTTACGTCAACAATCCAGTTAATATCTCTTTGTCTTATGCATTGTTCACATCTAATTCTATTGTGGCTAGAGATGGGGTTTTGGAGTACAAAACCCTTTTTGGTGCTATGGTTGATGCCGTTTATTCGGCCTTGGAGAGGTGCGATGGTGGCGGTGGAAGTGTTGAAATCGTTGTGTCGGAGAGCGGGTGGCCGTCCGGTGGGGATAGTGGTGATGTGTATGCTACTATTGCTAATGCACAAACTTATAATAACAATTTGATTAGTCATGTGAGTAATGGTAATGGAACTCCCAAGAGGCCTGGAAAGAGTGTTGAGACTTATGTTTTTGCTATTTTTAATGAGAATCTTAAGCCTCAAGGGACTGAGCAAAATTTTGGGCTTTTTTATCCCAATAAGATGGAGGTTTATCCAGTTAATTTCATGTga
- the LOC115716725 gene encoding uncharacterized protein LOC115716725 — protein MASQTTSLFHLHLLSSIFPKRVPLISSQNSLSHSIFPPQTSSHFDPIPIKLQRFQRLGTKATFNEQGATTPLQVQPNREVEESVKVLKEAAKTRKVPKEEILSAFSVIEKAKIDPSNFLATLGGSESPGRTWMLIFTAEKQLKGGRYFPLTAVQRFDAAGKRIENGVYLGPIGALTFEGRLSWKTRILAFIFESIRIKIGPLKPLEISLGEKDDREPSNKDPFFVWFYIDEEIAVARGRSGGTAFWCRCSRVTT, from the exons ATGGCTTCACAAACAACTTCCCTCTTCCATCTCCACTTGTTATCTTCCATTTTTCCCAAAAGGGTACCTCTTATTTCTTCTCAAAACTCCCTCAGCCACTCAATTTTCCCTCCACAAACCTCATCACATTTTGACCCCATACCCATCAAGCTTCAAAGATTTCAGAGACTCGGAACAAAAGCAACCTTTAATGAACAAGGTGCTACCACCCCTCTTCAAGTTCAACCCAACAGA GAAGTTGAGGAGAGTGTAAAAGTGCTTAAGGAAGCTGCAAAAACAAGAAAAGTACCAAAAGAGGAGATCCTATCTGCTTTTTCTGTCATTGAAAAGGCGAAAATCGATCCCTCTAATTTTCTTGCTACACTTGGTGGTTCGGAATCTCCTGGTAGAACATGGATGCTCATTTTTACTGCTGAG AAACAATTGAAAGGCGGTCGATATTTCCCTCTAACAGCTGTTCAGAGGTTTGATGCTGCA GGAAAAAGAATTGAGAATGGAGTATACCTTGGGCCAATTGGAGCCTTGACTTTTGAAGGAAGACTTTCATGGAAAACAAGAATTCTTGCTTTCATCTTTGAGAGCATTAGGATAAAAATTGGACCTTTGAAACCATTGGAGATTAGTCTTGGCGAAAAGGATGACAGAGAACCGAGTAACAAAGATCCTTTCTTTGTGTGGTTTTACATTGATGAAGAAATAGCTGTTGCTAGAGGAAGGAGTGGAGGAACTGCATTCTGGTGTCGGTGTAGCCGTGTCACGACTTGA
- the LOC133038506 gene encoding uncharacterized protein LOC133038506 gives MSIMMVMVVMKWGIFHLINHGIPSQLLHDTYNNGPDVWAIGLNPRRYKHIKPKTGWSNGPLQLNSYPTYPDPTKAMGLSAHTDTSFSLYYIPK, from the exons atGTCGATTATGATGGTGATGGTAGTAATG AAATGGGGTATTTTTCACCTCATCAACCATGGCATTCCATCTCAATTACTTCATGATACTTA CAAT AATGGGCCTGATGTTTGGGCCATTGGGCTTAACCCCAGAAGATACAAACATATTAAGCCCAAAACTGGGTGGAGTAATGGCCCACTTCAGTTGAACTCATACCCAACATATCCAGACCCAACCAAAGCAATGGGCTTGTCTGCTCATACAGACACATCATTCTCACTTTACTATATACCAAAATGA
- the LOC115716871 gene encoding uncharacterized membrane protein At4g09580: MMNNENERDAKVSGLVGSNTNTNTTIVNNNKFPLSFWEVTVASSVVLGFIIGLLGVYLTMPSSDYSFLKLPRSLEDLQILRENLESYTSDYTAQVLVGYCIVYIFMQTFMIPGTVFMSLLAGSLFGVFRGVALVVFTATAGASSCYFLSKMIGRPLVFSLWPDKLNFFQAQVAKRRERLLNYMLFLRLTPTLPNTFINVASPIVDVPYHIFFFGTLIGLIPAAYVTVKAGIALGELQSIGDLYDFNSIATLFLIGIVSITPTLVTKEKSP, from the exons ATGATGAATAATGAGAATGAAAGAGATGCCAAGGTTTCTGGGTTGGTGGGATCCAATACCAATACCAATACCACCATTGTCAACAATAATAAGTTTCCATTGAGTTTTTGGGAGGTGACTGTGGCTTCCTCTGTGGTATTGGGATTCATTATTGGTCTTCTTGGGGTTTACTTAACCATGCCTTCTTCTGACTATAGCTTTCTCAAGCTCCCTCGTAGCCTTGAAGATCTTCAAATCCTCAg AGAAAACCTTGAAAGTTACACAAGTGATTACACTGCCCAAGTGCTGGTGGGCTATTGCATTGTTTACATTTTCATGCAGACTTTCATGATTCCAGGAACTGTGTTCATGTCTCTGCTCGCCGGATCCCTTTTCGGTGTCTTTAGAGGCGTGGCTCTTGTTGTTTTTACTGCAACTGCTGGTGCTTCTTCTTGCTATTTCTTGTCAAAGATGATTGGTCGTCCCCTTGTGTTCTCACTTTGGCCTGACAAATTGAATTTCTTTCAAGCACAG GTGGCTAAAAGAAGAGAAAGGCTGTTAAATTACATGCTTTTCCTGAGACTGACTCCAACTTTGCCTAATACTTTTATCAATGTTGCTTCTCCAATTGTTGATGTGCCTTATCATATATTCTTTTTCGGAACTTTAATCGGTCTCATACCTGCTGCTTATGTTACCGTGAAG GCTGGAATAGCTCTTGGAGAGCTGCAATCCATTGGTGATCTCTATGATTTCAACTCGATTGCCACTTTGTTCCTCATAGGAATTGTCTCAATTACACCAACACTAGTGACAAAGGAGAAGTCTCCGTAG
- the LOC115716724 gene encoding RING-H2 finger protein ATL65 produces MTPLLLLTLHHYPFLFTLQYSNSTMNPSMALLSPAPSPFTNLNSWASSPSPTPSPTPSPTQPIVGPTTNPITTTTTQVDQSSPPPTRLPVDFSPPLIAMVVVVATAFLVVTYSRLFSRHVIPPVLRVLRRWRRRRRRSSRRSYLPSSAGDLDSLPYDSSPFETSDGFHVFSPYGLDDSIIKTIPLSIYTVVNKGGGPHRDCAVCLIEFEEDDYVRTLPVCSHAFHVDCIDMWLRSHANCPLCRAVIFRPESPFIPLMAARIRPSLDDAIFRSIALEPLNETLAPEYASSTVTEITPCIEEQSPRRNSYNFNANHSEDHRIINNRDFILKRSYSFGFERSGASERMMVTEPATASPWRYRRGNNFWSKRPSPFGSLSKPRVFSFRYYRGMKSPFFRRNRGFFGLSESSSRFSNGGGGGGSSRRTKSMTSPMFMRPSSSSLHSSSRLRCGDPEALLSPERFNRR; encoded by the coding sequence ATGACTCCACTCCTTCTCCTCACTCTTCACCACTATCCTTTTCTTTTTACTTTacaatattcaaactcaaccaTGAATCCATCCATGGCTTTACTATCTCCTGCTCCGTCTCCCTTCACCAACCTCAATTCGTGGGCCTCATCACCCAGCCCAACACCATCGCCTACTCCAAGCCCAACTCAACCAATTGTTGGGCCCACTACAAAcccaataacaacaacaacaacccaaGTAGACCAATCTTCTCCGCCACCGACAAGGTTACCTGTTGATTTTAGTCCGCCATTGATAGCCATGGTAGTTGTTGTAGCCACTGCTTTCTTGGTCGTCACCTACTCTCGATTATTCTCCCGCCACGTCATCCCTCCTGTTCTCAGGGTTTTGCGTCGTTGGAGAAGACGCCGTCGACGTAGTAGTAGACGATCGTATCTTCCTTCCTCGGCTGGCGATTTAGACTCGTTGCCGTACGATTCATCGCCGTTTGAAACCAGTGATGGTTTTCATGTTTTCTCACCTTATGGACTCGATGATTCGATAATCAAAACTATTCCTCTTTCTATTTATACGGTGGTCAACAAAGGCGGCGGACCTCATCGCGATTGCGCTGTTTGCTTAATAGAATTTGAAGAAGACGATTACGTCCGTACTCTTCCTGTTTGTTCCCACGCTTTTCATGTGGATTGTATTGATATGTGGCTTCGTTCCCACGCTAACTGTCCTCTCTGTCGCGCCGTGATATTTCGTCCGGAATCGCCGTTTATTCCGCTCATGGCGGCTAGGATCAGACCGAGTCTTGACGATGCCATTTTTAGGAGCATCGCACTCGAGCCGCTTAACGAAACACTAGCACCGGAATATGCATCGTCTACAGTAACGGAAATCACGCCTTGCATCGAGGAACAATCGCCGAGGAGAAATAGTTACAACTTCAACGCTAATCATTCCGAAGATCACCGAATCATCAACAACAGAGATTTCATACTGAAAAGATCGTACTCGTTCGGATTCGAGCGGAGTGGAGCATCGGAACGAATGATGGTAACAGAGCCCGCTACAGCATCACCGTGGAGATACAGACGAGGAAACAACTTCTGGAGCAAAAGACCATCGCCATTCGGTTCTTTAAGCAAACCTAGGGTTTTCTCATTCCGTTACTACAGAGGAATGAAATCACCTTTCTTCCGTCGAAACAGAGGCTTTTTCGGTTTATCAGAATCAAGCTCAAGATTCTCCAacggaggaggaggaggaggatcaTCACGAAGAACAAAATCAATGACGAGTCCGATGTTCATGAGACCATCTTCGTCGTCGTTACACTCGTCTAGCCGGCTCCGGTGCGGTGATCCCGAGGCACTTTTATCACCGGAGAGATTCAACCGcagataa
- the LOC115716336 gene encoding uncharacterized protein LOC115716336, with the protein MGKNKPKDPETASNTDAVSPPSDIFKSLFGDAVAKDGSFSIFSDANPFLRKPQDQTQGEASVNPIDGAFQSMDIDELKKRKRSKEKKERLQSSELGGDDDGVVTEKKKKKKRKRDELEKEYEVRKFGAGVDNEVDEAKRPGGKVGEKRKNVDNPADMLVSKEGFDDESKLLRTVFVGNLPLSVKKKALIKEFTKFGEVDSVRIRSVPITDTKKPRKGAVITKQFHEAADSVHAYVVFKTEESAQASLSHNMALVAGHHIRVDRACPPRKKMKGEEISHFDHKRTVFVGNLPFDVKDEEVYQVFCGISDMGSSVEGVRIIRDPNNNLGKGFAYVLFKTKEAAAAVVRKRNLKLRERELRLFHAKPDTATPSKRSNPTPADKSSSPSKKFRSFETAVDSKKVFSTVSTSYQGLRASKTGVEKKVAKARRPEKPILTTKKAVVERTRKDKRPAVAARKAKAKATYSGGASKQGGMKRKMDSRTPDSFHKNKKAKKVR; encoded by the exons ATGGGGAAAAATAAACCCAAGGACCCAGAAACCGCCTCAAATACCGACGCTGTTTCTCCTCCGTCGGACATTTTCAAATCCCTCTTCGGAGACGCCGTTGCCAAAGACGGCTCCTTTTCAATCTTCTCTGACGCTAACCCATTCTTGAGAAAGCCCCAAGACCAAACTCAAGGGGAGGCTTCTGTGAACCCCATTGATGGCGCTTTCCAAAGCATGGATATTGATGAGctgaagaagaggaagagaagCAAGGAGAAGAAAGAGAGGTTGCAGAGCTCTGAATTGGGTGGGGACGATGATGGTGTGGTgacggagaagaagaagaagaagaagagaaagagagatgagTTAGAGAAAGAATATGAGGTGAGAAAGTTTGGGGCTGGAGTGGATAATGAAGTGGATGAAGCTAAACGACCTGGTGGAAAAGTTGGGGAGAAGAGAAAGAATGTGGATAACCCAGCGGACATGTTGGTATCGAAAGAAGGTTTTGATGATGAGAGTAAACTTTTGAGGACTGTGTTTGTTGGGAATTTGCCATTGTCTGTGAAGAAGAAAGCTTTGATTAAGGAGTTCACTAAATTTGGGGAGGTTGATTCTGTGAGGATTCGTTCTGTGCCAATCACGGAT ACCAAGAAGCCAAGAAAGGGAGCAGTGATTACGAAACAGTTTCATGAAGCTGCTGACAG CGTTCATGCATATGTTGTTTTCAAGACAGAAGAATCTGCACAAGCTTCTTTGTCTCATAATATGGCTCTG GTTGCAGGACATCACATCCGAGTTGACAGGGCATGCCCTCCTCGCAAGAAGATGAAGGGAGAAGAGATTTCTCATTTTGATCATAAGAGAACTGTTTTTGTGGGCAATCTACCATTTGATGTAAAG GATGAAGAAGTTTACCAAGTGTTTTGTGGTATCAGTGATATGGGATCCAGTGTTGAAGGGGTTCGAATAATCAGAGATCCAAATAATAATCTTGGAAAGGGTTTTGCTTACGTCTTGTTTAAAACAAAA GAAGCTGCAGCTGCAGTAGTTAGGAAACGAAATTTGAAGCTTCGGGAGAGGGAGCTAAGGCTATTTCATGCGAAACCAGATACTGCTACCCCATCTAAGAGAAGTAACCCAACACCTGCAGATAAAAGTAGCTCACCGTCCAAGAAGTTTCGGAGTTTCGAGACTGCGGTTGATAGTAAAAAGGTATTTTCAACTGTTTCTACATCGTACCAGGGTCTGCGTGCTAGCAAAACTGGTGTCGAAAAGAAAGTAGCGAAAGCCAGAAGGCCAGAGAAGCCCATCTTGACAACTAAGAAAGCAGTGGTTGAACGTACCCGTAAAGATAAAAGACCAGCGGTTGCAGCCAGAAAGGCGAAAGCAAAGGCAACATACAGTGGCGGTGCTTCAAAACAAGGAGGCATGAAACGCAAGATGGATAGCCGGACTCCGGATAGTTTCCACAAGAATAAAAAAGCAAAGAAAGTTAGATAG